A genomic window from Gossypium hirsutum isolate 1008001.06 chromosome D10, Gossypium_hirsutum_v2.1, whole genome shotgun sequence includes:
- the LOC107887067 gene encoding vacuole membrane protein KMS1 isoform X2 gives MMMDYIFGIKTVHKGDLLYPLQKRTLLCYGTVGSGLHTFVLYLGPHIAFFTIKAMQCGRIDLKSAPYDTIQLKSGPSWLDKSCGEFGPPLFSSSQGSRVPISSILPQVQMEAILWGLGTALGELPPYFISRAASLSGGKFNAMEELDASSSKDNGVIATRLNQIKRWLLSHSQHMNFFTILVLASVPNPLFDLAGIMCGQFGIPFWKFFLATLVGKAIIKTHIQTVFIISVCNNQLLDWIENELIWVLSSLIPGFDSYLPTLTEKLHAVKEKYLAAPHPVPSNVKEKWDFSFASIWNTIVWLMLMNFFVKIVNATAQDHLKRQQDKQLAKKVSASRH, from the exons GATCTGGTTTGCACACTTTTGTTCTTTATTTGGGTCCTCATATTGCCTTCTTTACAATAAAAGCTATGCAATGTGGACGAATAGACCTGAAAAGTGCTCCTTATGATACGATACAATTGAAGAGCGGTCCTTCATGGCTGGACAAATCTTGCGGAGAGTTTGGGCCCCCATTGTTTTCATCATCACAGGGGTCAAGGGTTCCCATCAGCAGCATATTACCACAGGTGCAAATGGAAGCTATCTTATGGGGTCTTGGGACTGCACTTGGGGAGCTTCCTCCTTACTTCATCTCAAGGGCAG CTAGTCTATCAGGCGGCAAATTTAATGCTATGGAAGAATTGGATGCTTCCTCAAGTAAGGATAATGGAGTCATAGCTACCCGCCTGAACCAGATCAAACGTTGGTTGTTATCCCATTCCCAACACATGAACTTCTTCACCATTTTAGTGCTTGCCTCG GTCCCGAATCCTTTATTTGACCTTGCTGGCATCATGTGTGGACAATTTGGGATTCCGTTTTGGAAGTTCTTTCTTGCAACTTTGGTTGGGAAGGCAATTATTAAAACTCACATACAG ACGGTTTTTATTATCTCTGTCTGTAATAATCAACTTCTGGACTGGATAGAGAATGAACTGATCTGGGTTCTCAGTAGCCTCATTCCTGGATTTGATTCTTACTTGCCCACACTCACAGAAAAACTTCATGCCGTAAAGGAAAAGTACTTAGCTGCCCCACATCCTGTCCCTTCAAATGTCAAG GAGAAGTGGGATTTTTCATTTGCTTCGATCTGGAACACTATTGTGTGGCTTATGCTTATGAACTTCTTTGTGAAGATTGTCAATGCGACTGCTCAGGACCATCTGAAAAGGCAGCAAGATAAGCAGCTTGCAAAGAAGGTATCTGCTTCGAGACATTAA